CCTTGAGGGACAATGCTACTTTGAGGGAGAAATCACTTGTGCCTATGGTATGACACATTGTGATTCTTGTTTTGGTTATTTTATTACTTTGTGTTTGACACTTCTTACAATGGTTTTGATTTGTTGATGTATACATTTTCAGAGCCGTGTGGAATTGCTTCTTCCTGTTCAGATTGGAGACTACACTGACTTCTTTTCATCTTTGCATCACACTAAAAATTGTGGCCTCATATTTCGCGGGTCACAGAATCCTGTCCTAGAAAATTGGTATGTTCATTTGAAATGGAAGCCTTTTACAAATCAGCTAAGAGAAAAAATTGTTTGTAATGGAAGAATGTGAAACTTCTTTTGCAGGTATCACCTACCCGTTGCCTATCATGGACGAGCATCTTCTGTTGTTATATCTGGAACTGATATTGTTCGACCAAGGTTAGAAGTTCTGTTGCTAATTCTAACTTGTTCTATTCCAAGTCAATGTGCTTAAGCTACTTTTTAAGATATCTGCATTTTGTCGGTCTTATGTTTTTGAAGTTATCAAATTTTGCTCCATCCAAGTTGTGTTGGTTAACATAGGAAGCTTTGTCATGCACCTAAATATAAGTAGGCTAATATAACTTTATGTCAAATGCTTTAAGAGTAATTCTCAAGTGTATATTACATGAAGATTgagaaaatttaaatgaaaaaactAAGCTTCGGCTAATTTTAGTTCATACAATGTTCTAATTGCTCTGCACCCTATCTCACAATGTATGCCACTTTGTGGTAATTCCAGAGGTCAAGCTCATCCAACACCTGGATCTCCACCTTACTTTGGTCCTTCTCGAAAGCTAGATTTTGAGTTGGAAATGGTTAGCCTTTTTTCTTTGTGGATATTCTTTTGCCATTTTATGATCTAAATACATGTATATGTTGTTGTTTTGAAGATATAAAACTCTGGATTAGATATTCATCCATTTGATTCTTCCCTTTTAATTGAGCTGTCAAGGTTCTTCTGCATTACTTTTCTCTTCTAGTAAAATTCTTAGTTTTCTTACAGGCTACTATTGTTGGACCTGGAAATGATTTGGGGAAACCTGTGGATATCAACAACGCAGCAGATCATATCTTTGGTGTTGTTCTAATGAATGACTGGAGTGGTAAatatccaattcaatctctttttgATGTCAATTTGCCGTATAGTTGACAACAATGTGCTGGCAGCTTACTAAATTATATTTTGCAGCTCGGGATATTCAGGCATGGGAATATATTCCTCTTGGCCCTTTTCTTGGCAAGAATTTCGGTATGAAGCttcaactaattactatttcATATTCTTAAAGACCAACTGGGGAAAAATGGGAGTAGCATCTTGCATGCGTTATTTTTTCTAGAAGGAAAACTTTTGGTTTATAGCTGCTATTGTAGTGTTAACCTTCCGTTACGGTCTTTGATCATCAAACATTGTGTAGGCACAACAATATCACCTTGGATTGTGACCCTAGAAGCATTAGAACCTTTTGCGTGTGAAGCCCCAAAACAGGTGAATGGTTTCTTCCTTTGGATATTAACACTTTAGGAACTGTATTTTGGGCCTCTCACTTCTAATATTCATCATATAATGATAACCATGGCATACTATCTAATCTGTTGTGTGTGAAATGCAGGATCCTCCTCCACTTCCATATTTGACTGAAAAAGTATCCAAAAACTATGATGTTGcacttgaggtatttcagagcACTTTTATATCCATGTGCTTGAATAGTATTCCTTCCTTTTAACATTCAGATTGAAATTGATGGTTTTCTTAGGTGATAAaccttttatattattattctaaATCACATAATTGTCTCCTTCCGCAAGGTTCACATTAAACCAGCTGAGCATGAGAAGCCAAGTGTGGTGACACGGAGTAATCTCAAGCACTTGTAAGAGTTTCTTTCCAATTAGCGTCAATAATTCAGCACATTTATTTAGCTTGTTTCCCAACTGTAATTTTTATACCTGTCATTTTACCTCAACGCACAATTAGGCTTACTACATGACAAATGCTTATGCTGACCTGTGAAAGTTCATCCATGAAATAATTAGTGCAAATAACACGTCTCTCATACATAGTGTATATATTCACATATGTAGCCCTCTTACTCTGCAGATATTGGACATTGACTCAACAGCTTGCTCACCATACCATCAACGGTTGCAATCTGAGACCAGGAGATCTCCTTGGAACTGGGACAATTAGTGGTCCTGTAAGACTTAATATCTTATGTAGTCTCGAGTTTTGATTCCTCACTGCGGGGTCTTCTTCAATCTTTTGAGTAATTGTTCCTTGACATTTGTGTGAGGAGATTCAGTTAAAATGGGTGTTCTTTATTGCAGGAGCAAGAGTCCCGTGGATGCTTGCTGGAGTTAACCTGGAATGGACAAAACACACTGTCATTGAATGGGGTAGATCGGA
The sequence above is drawn from the Arachis hypogaea cultivar Tifrunner chromosome 4, arahy.Tifrunner.gnm2.J5K5, whole genome shotgun sequence genome and encodes:
- the LOC112795997 gene encoding fumarylacetoacetase, with amino-acid sequence MALKSFIEVHPDSHFPIQNLPYGVFKPQPGSSPRPGVAIGDYVLDLSEIASAALFNGPLLNNSDCFHQPNLNKFVSLGRPAWKEARATLQKLLSATEPTLRDNATLREKSLVPMSRVELLLPVQIGDYTDFFSSLHHTKNCGLIFRGSQNPVLENWYHLPVAYHGRASSVVISGTDIVRPRGQAHPTPGSPPYFGPSRKLDFELEMATIVGPGNDLGKPVDINNAADHIFGVVLMNDWSARDIQAWEYIPLGPFLGKNFGTTISPWIVTLEALEPFACEAPKQDPPPLPYLTEKVSKNYDVALEVHIKPAEHEKPSVVTRSNLKHLYWTLTQQLAHHTINGCNLRPGDLLGTGTISGPEQESRGCLLELTWNGQNTLSLNGVDRKFLEDGDEVTFTGYCKGDGYTIGFGKCSGRIIPSAP